A region of Nocardioides sp. JS614 DNA encodes the following proteins:
- the helR gene encoding RNA polymerase recycling motor ATPase HelR, whose product MEPTTTSAFDLPAHLAAKADPGLIGRDERHFAAIAESLKVTIAELTDRLDAARRAPGGNGQEALERDQEVHRLTARLRALRRYGLDLCLGHVVGADDGEPAYVGRLGLTDTAGRRLLLDWRSPAAEPFFGATHANPMGLASRRRYRWTRGRVTDYWDEVFTADGLDGHAAALDDQSAFIASLGATRSPRMRDVLGTIQADQDAIIRASSRGALVVDGGPGTGKTVVALHRTAYLLYADPRLGHRRGGVLFVGPHQPYLAYVSDVLPSLGEEGVQTATVGDLVPEGATAPPEADPAVARLKASARMVAAIEPAVRLYEELPTEGMAVETPYADLWVSVEDWAEAFGAADPALPHNEARDDVWLALVAILLDKADPDDVPVDRLRRSLAHHEGLVSAFDRAWTVIDPYDLVGDLWSVPAYLRRCAPWLEPDEVRLLQRADAQAWTVSDLPLLDAARQQLGDPGASRRRRRREAALQAQAEEMSHVVDHLIATDDSEMQVMSMLRVEDLQGALVDEDVVPAADPDQLAGPFAHVVVDEAQELTDAEWQMLLLRCPSRSLTVVGDRAQARHGFAESWQERLQRIGLDRVEVAALNLNYRTPAEVMAEAEPVIRAALPDANVPTSVRRSGIPVHHGSVADLEVIVDDWLAEHAEGTVCIVGDHPLAPRPRVRSLAPELVKGLEFDLVVLVDPGRFGDGVEGAVDRYVAMTRATQRLVLLTSR is encoded by the coding sequence ATGGAGCCAACGACCACCAGCGCGTTCGACCTTCCGGCGCACCTCGCCGCCAAGGCCGACCCGGGACTGATCGGCCGCGACGAACGGCACTTCGCGGCGATCGCGGAGAGCTTGAAGGTCACCATCGCCGAGCTGACGGACCGGCTCGACGCGGCCCGCCGGGCACCGGGCGGCAACGGCCAGGAGGCGTTGGAGCGCGACCAGGAGGTCCACCGGCTGACCGCCCGGCTCCGCGCCCTGCGCCGCTACGGCCTCGACCTCTGCCTCGGGCACGTCGTCGGCGCTGACGACGGCGAGCCGGCGTACGTCGGCCGGCTCGGCCTCACCGACACGGCGGGACGCCGGCTCCTGCTGGACTGGCGCTCGCCGGCGGCCGAGCCGTTCTTCGGCGCCACCCACGCCAACCCGATGGGCCTGGCGAGCCGGCGCCGGTACCGCTGGACCCGCGGCCGGGTCACCGACTACTGGGACGAGGTCTTCACCGCGGACGGCCTCGACGGCCACGCGGCGGCGCTGGACGACCAGTCGGCGTTCATCGCCAGCCTCGGCGCGACCCGCTCGCCGCGGATGCGCGACGTGCTCGGAACCATCCAGGCCGACCAGGACGCGATCATCCGCGCGAGCTCGCGCGGAGCGCTGGTCGTCGACGGTGGACCGGGCACGGGGAAGACCGTCGTCGCGCTGCACCGCACCGCCTACCTCCTGTACGCCGACCCGCGCCTGGGCCACCGCCGCGGCGGCGTGCTCTTCGTCGGGCCGCACCAGCCCTACCTCGCCTACGTCTCCGACGTGCTGCCCAGCCTCGGGGAGGAAGGGGTACAGACCGCGACCGTGGGCGACCTCGTGCCCGAGGGCGCCACCGCGCCGCCCGAGGCCGACCCGGCGGTCGCCCGGCTGAAGGCGTCGGCCCGGATGGTGGCGGCGATCGAGCCCGCCGTCCGGCTCTACGAGGAGCTGCCGACCGAGGGCATGGCGGTCGAGACGCCGTACGCCGACCTGTGGGTGAGCGTCGAGGACTGGGCCGAGGCGTTCGGTGCGGCGGACCCGGCGCTCCCGCACAACGAGGCCCGCGACGACGTGTGGCTGGCGCTGGTCGCGATCCTCCTCGACAAGGCCGACCCCGACGACGTGCCGGTCGACCGGCTCCGCCGTTCCCTGGCGCACCACGAGGGGCTGGTCAGCGCCTTCGACCGGGCGTGGACCGTGATCGACCCGTACGACCTGGTCGGTGACCTGTGGTCGGTGCCGGCGTACCTCCGCCGCTGCGCACCCTGGCTCGAGCCGGACGAGGTGCGGCTGCTGCAGCGCGCGGACGCCCAGGCATGGACGGTCTCCGACCTGCCCCTGCTCGACGCGGCCCGGCAGCAGCTCGGCGATCCCGGGGCGTCCCGGCGCCGACGCCGGCGGGAGGCGGCGCTCCAGGCGCAGGCGGAGGAGATGTCGCACGTGGTCGACCACCTGATCGCCACCGACGACTCCGAGATGCAGGTGATGTCCATGCTGCGCGTCGAGGACCTGCAGGGCGCGCTGGTCGACGAGGACGTCGTCCCGGCTGCGGACCCGGACCAGCTGGCCGGTCCGTTCGCGCACGTCGTCGTGGACGAGGCGCAGGAGCTGACCGATGCCGAGTGGCAGATGCTCCTGCTGCGCTGCCCCTCGCGCAGCCTCACCGTGGTCGGTGACCGGGCCCAGGCCCGGCACGGGTTCGCCGAGAGCTGGCAGGAGCGGCTCCAGCGGATCGGCCTCGACCGGGTCGAGGTCGCGGCGCTGAACCTCAACTACCGGACCCCCGCGGAGGTGATGGCCGAGGCCGAGCCGGTGATCCGGGCGGCGCTCCCTGACGCCAACGTGCCGACGTCGGTGCGCAGGTCCGGGATCCCGGTCCACCACGGGTCCGTGGCGGACCTGGAGGTGATCGTGGACGACTGGCTGGCCGAGCACGCCGAGGGGACCGTGTGCATCGTCGGCGACCACCCGCTCGCGCCCCGGCCCCGGGTCCGCTCGCTGGCCCCGGAGCTGGTGAAGGGCCTGGAGTTCGACCTCGTCGTCCTGGTCGACCCGGGCCGCTTCGGCGACGGCGTCGAGGGCGCGGTCGACCGCTACGTCGCGATGACCCGGGCGACCCAGCGGCTGGTGCTGCTCACGAGCCGGTGA
- a CDS encoding ABC transporter ATP-binding protein, whose product MPNDVTNDVTSDVTSDVTSDVTDHQAGDVRTIAEPPLLRVRDLAAAYGPKQVLYGVDLEVRAGEIVALMGHNGAGKTTTIRTVLGALRARSGEVSVAGEDLTGQPVRRLVRAGVALVPSERFVFPDLSIRDNLLLGAANAPRDADSAARLREVEEAFPLLSERSSQLAGQLSGGQQRMVSLGIALMAQPRLLLLDEPSLGLAPSIVEAIFGRLRALATSSGLGILLLEQNVKQALQIADRAYVMRSGRVILEEPAAQMRRRPDFWDLF is encoded by the coding sequence GTGCCCAATGACGTGACCAATGACGTGACCAGCGACGTGACCAGCGACGTGACCAGCGACGTGACCGATCACCAGGCCGGCGACGTGCGGACGATCGCCGAGCCGCCGCTGCTGCGGGTGCGCGACCTGGCGGCGGCGTACGGCCCCAAGCAGGTGCTGTACGGCGTCGACCTGGAGGTCCGTGCCGGCGAGATCGTGGCGCTGATGGGCCACAACGGCGCGGGCAAGACCACGACCATCCGCACCGTGCTCGGCGCGCTGCGGGCCCGCTCGGGCGAGGTCTCGGTCGCCGGGGAGGACTTGACCGGGCAGCCGGTCCGCCGTCTGGTCCGCGCCGGTGTCGCGCTGGTCCCCTCGGAGCGCTTCGTGTTCCCCGACCTCTCGATCCGCGACAACCTGCTGCTCGGTGCGGCCAACGCACCCCGGGACGCCGACTCCGCCGCGCGGCTGCGCGAGGTCGAGGAGGCGTTCCCGCTCCTGTCCGAGCGCAGCTCGCAGCTGGCCGGCCAGCTCTCCGGCGGCCAGCAGCGGATGGTCAGCCTCGGCATCGCGCTGATGGCCCAGCCCCGGCTGCTGCTGCTCGACGAGCCCTCGCTCGGCCTCGCGCCGTCGATCGTGGAGGCGATCTTCGGCCGGCTGCGCGCGCTGGCCACGTCGTCGGGACTCGGCATCCTGCTGCTGGAGCAGAACGTCAAGCAGGCGCTGCAGATCGCGGACCGCGCCTACGTGATGCGCTCGGGCCGGGTGATCCTCGAGGAGCCCGCCGCCCAGATGCGGCGGCGTCCGGACTTCTGGGACCTGTTCTGA
- a CDS encoding branched-chain amino acid ABC transporter ATP-binding protein/permease produces the protein MWLNYLVQAVLLASLALSVNLLVGYAGQVSVAHAAFAGVGGYTIAYLTTARDWPFVTALVAATLIAAAVGVVIGLIALGLAEEFLILMTLAFSLAVIGIFATFDALGGVMGITNVTGLSILGHEMTGPRDWLVPALGTLVVTFAVCWRIGESPYGRVLKGIREDSDATRSLGKNTFAYKVGIFAITAGMAGWVGGLYSGWLGLATPSAFGFPLAMSVFAMVIVGGSANLFGSVLAAGVLTLIEPTLREALAMQSSQAALVQIVLYGALLVVMMILRPQGLLAERFRHVTPPASGPVELVAERGAPVVRRLDAHPVVLRAEGLEKRFGGIVAARNLSLELRRGTITALVGPNGAGKTTAFNLLTGAIAPDRGSVLLDGQELVGRRPDEIVRAGLVRTYQDVRLLGRLTCLENVMLGVPDQHGEHLGRLFVPGRAVSRADRAVAERALEWLGFVGMAEQAGVPTEALSYGQTKLVSLARALATEAPVLLLDEPASGVDSAWVETMLRMIDAVRAEGRTVCLVEHNLDVVRELADHTYFMELGEITASGTIAELTSSARLTEAYFGAQ, from the coding sequence ATGTGGCTCAACTACCTCGTCCAGGCCGTGCTCCTGGCCTCGCTCGCCCTGTCGGTGAACCTGCTCGTGGGCTACGCCGGCCAGGTGTCGGTCGCGCACGCCGCGTTCGCCGGCGTCGGTGGCTACACGATCGCCTACCTGACGACCGCCCGGGACTGGCCGTTCGTCACCGCCCTGGTCGCCGCGACCCTGATCGCCGCCGCCGTCGGCGTCGTCATCGGGCTGATCGCCCTCGGCCTGGCCGAGGAGTTCCTCATCCTGATGACGCTGGCCTTCTCGCTGGCGGTGATCGGCATCTTCGCCACCTTCGACGCTCTCGGGGGCGTCATGGGGATCACCAACGTCACCGGGCTCTCGATCCTCGGCCACGAGATGACCGGCCCGCGGGACTGGCTGGTGCCCGCGCTCGGCACGCTCGTGGTCACCTTCGCCGTCTGCTGGCGGATCGGCGAGTCGCCGTACGGCCGGGTGCTCAAGGGCATCCGGGAGGACTCCGACGCGACCCGGTCGCTCGGCAAGAACACCTTCGCCTACAAGGTCGGCATCTTCGCGATCACCGCGGGCATGGCCGGCTGGGTGGGCGGCCTGTACTCCGGGTGGCTCGGCCTCGCGACCCCCTCGGCGTTCGGCTTCCCGCTGGCCATGTCGGTCTTCGCGATGGTGATCGTCGGCGGCAGCGCCAACCTGTTCGGGTCGGTGCTCGCCGCGGGCGTGCTCACCCTCATCGAGCCGACGCTGCGCGAGGCCCTGGCGATGCAGAGCTCCCAGGCCGCGCTCGTGCAGATCGTGCTGTACGGCGCCCTCCTCGTCGTGATGATGATCCTGCGGCCGCAGGGCCTGCTGGCCGAGCGGTTCCGGCACGTCACGCCACCAGCGAGCGGCCCGGTCGAGCTGGTGGCGGAGCGCGGCGCGCCGGTGGTGCGGCGCCTGGACGCGCACCCGGTCGTGCTGCGCGCCGAGGGCCTCGAGAAGCGCTTCGGCGGCATCGTGGCCGCCCGGAACCTCAGCCTGGAGCTGCGCCGCGGGACCATCACCGCACTGGTCGGCCCCAACGGCGCCGGCAAGACCACGGCCTTCAACCTGCTGACCGGGGCGATCGCCCCCGACCGGGGCAGCGTGCTGCTCGACGGCCAGGAACTGGTGGGCCGGCGACCCGACGAGATCGTGCGGGCCGGGCTGGTGCGCACCTACCAGGACGTCCGGCTGCTGGGCCGGCTCACCTGCCTGGAGAACGTGATGCTCGGGGTGCCCGACCAGCACGGCGAGCACCTGGGCCGGCTGTTCGTGCCCGGCCGCGCGGTCTCCCGCGCCGACCGTGCCGTCGCCGAGCGGGCCCTGGAGTGGCTGGGGTTCGTGGGGATGGCCGAGCAGGCCGGCGTGCCGACCGAGGCGCTGTCCTACGGCCAGACCAAGCTGGTCTCGCTGGCCCGGGCGCTCGCGACCGAGGCGCCGGTGCTGCTGCTCGACGAACCGGCGTCCGGGGTCGACTCGGCCTGGGTCGAGACGATGCTCCGGATGATCGACGCCGTGCGCGCCGAGGGCCGCACGGTCTGCCTGGTGGAGCACAACCTGGACGTGGTGCGCGAGCTCGCCGACCACACCTACTTCATGGAGCTCGGTGAGATCACCGCGTCCGGGACCATCGCCGAGCTGACCAGCTCGGCCCGACTCACGGAGGCGTACTTCGGTGCCCAATGA
- a CDS encoding branched-chain amino acid ABC transporter permease produces the protein MDSLISADFWQLTANGLVRGSFYAALGAGLALVLGVTARFHFAYTLTYTFAPYAAFLAMDRQGVSFWPAALLGLAAAVVLSVLIELLVYQPVARRAGDRAMLAVLVTSIGVSAAGIAALQLVAGTSSVPFYGPAMTISEYGPVRVSSFELYQVLTCVGLVVALAAFLALTPLGRSIRAVRSNPGLAGLLGIGVTRVNLTVFAIAGLFSGAGALWYGLLYTVEPVMGDKVVIYGFVVAFLAGTRTSPLRALPVGLGLGLLEQWSSMWVSVQWTQTAVFTVLVVYLVALSGRGRWGRLLSPRPRARLEKAV, from the coding sequence ATGGACAGCCTGATCAGCGCCGACTTCTGGCAGCTCACCGCGAACGGCCTGGTCCGCGGGTCGTTCTACGCGGCCCTCGGCGCCGGGCTGGCGCTGGTGCTGGGCGTGACGGCGCGCTTCCACTTCGCCTACACGCTCACCTACACGTTCGCTCCGTACGCCGCGTTCCTGGCGATGGACCGCCAGGGCGTGTCGTTCTGGCCGGCGGCGCTGCTCGGACTCGCCGCCGCCGTGGTGCTCAGCGTGCTGATCGAGCTGCTGGTCTACCAGCCGGTCGCCCGGCGTGCCGGGGACCGCGCGATGCTCGCCGTCCTGGTCACCTCGATCGGCGTCAGCGCCGCCGGCATCGCCGCCCTGCAGCTGGTCGCCGGCACCAGCAGCGTGCCGTTCTACGGCCCCGCGATGACGATCTCGGAGTACGGCCCGGTGCGGGTCTCGAGCTTCGAGCTCTACCAGGTCCTCACCTGCGTCGGCCTGGTCGTCGCGCTCGCGGCGTTCCTCGCGCTCACCCCGCTCGGCCGCTCGATCCGCGCGGTCCGGAGCAACCCGGGGCTCGCCGGCCTCCTCGGCATCGGCGTCACCCGGGTGAACCTCACCGTCTTCGCGATCGCCGGGCTGTTCTCCGGCGCCGGCGCGCTCTGGTACGGCCTGCTGTACACCGTCGAGCCGGTGATGGGCGACAAGGTCGTGATCTACGGCTTCGTGGTCGCCTTCCTCGCCGGCACCCGCACCAGCCCGCTGCGCGCGCTCCCCGTGGGACTCGGCCTCGGGCTGCTCGAGCAGTGGTCGTCGATGTGGGTCTCGGTGCAGTGGACCCAGACGGCGGTGTTCACCGTGCTCGTCGTCTACCTGGTGGCCCTGTCCGGTCGCGGCCGTTGGGGTCGGCTGCTGTCCCCCCGGCCCCGCGCCCGGCTCGAGAAGGCGGTCTGA